One Companilactobacillus heilongjiangensis genomic window, CCCAACTATTCTGAATGGCTGAGGCGGCCATGGCAGTAGTACTGGACTTTCTTGATAAGTCGCTGCCCCAAACGCCAAATGATTCGCCACCAGCAATTTTACTACCATTCTTTGCAATTGCTGAAGTACCACTATTTTGCAAAACAAAAGCCATACCTTCAGAACCATAGGCTTGCGTACCACTTAAAAATAGCCAAGCAGATATCGTTTGTTTATTGCCGGTATCAAAATAATTATCGACACCATTATCACGATTGCTCCATACTGAGGAAACCTGACTATTGTTTTTACTATTAATAACTTGAACAACATTGCCTTTTTCAACTGTTGAAGGTAATGTATCTGGACCTTGTACGAACAAAGAAGTTGGACTCAAACTGCCAATATTAATACCTGAAGGAGACACATTCATAATATCAGTATCATTAAATCCGGCATTGATTGTTGTTATATTTGTTGCCATTAAGGTAAGTAAGAAAACCATTGAATAAATTATCCATAAACTCAATTTTCTCAAAAAAAGCACCCCCAATAAACATGTTTAAACATTTATCGACTTTATTATGGCACGTTTATTATTTTATGCAAATTCACATTTGGAAAACTTTTTTATTATGAAATAAAACATTTAATTTATAGCAACAATTTTTGTAATAAAACAAAAAAAGACCGCCAATTGGCAGTCTAATCAGGATATAGCAATCCTAATGGTGTGACAGTTCCTTATATCTTTGCATCCAAAGATCCACATAAGCTTGTGAAAATGGTCCTTTGCCTTTATCGATCCAATCAATTAAAACGTCGACATTATAATGTAAGATCTTATCTATTTCTGGTGGATAATTCCACATTTTACTGTGTGCAGCGTACTCATCCACATCCAGCAATCTTTTCTCCCCATCAGGGAAAACTTTAACATCTAAATCGTAATCAATATATTTGATGGCCTCTTTGTCCAAAGCATATGGTGTCGCTAAATTGCAGTAATAAGATACTCCACTTTCTCTTATCATAGTAATAATGTTGAACCAATATTTCTTATGAAAATAGACCAGTGCGGGCTCTCGAGTTACCCAACGACGTCCATCTGCTTCTGTGACAAGAGTATTCTCATTACAACCAATAATTTCGTTTTCACTTGTCTTTAGCACCATTGTTTCACGCCAAGTACGATGTAAATGACCATCATGCTTATAACTCTGGATTGCTACGTAATCCCCTTCTCTAGGAATCTGCATAACTTACCAGCTTTCTCTAAACCTAATTCTTATCCAAAAAAAGTATACCAGAGCTGTGAAACTAATAAAAGCTATCGTTATTAAAAGTTGTTATATAACGTGTGGTGCTAATTAAATATCCCGTCTACAGAGCTGGGAAATATTCACAAGCTGTGCGGAACGGTCCGAGCCAAAGAGCGGTCTCGAACCTCGGTTTGAAGCCTTGCCAAAGTTCGGCAAGTCTCCAAACACGCCCGGTGGTATAAGGACGGGAGCCCTCCTCCCGTCCTTATACCACTACCACGGCACACAAATATTTCCCAGCTCTTCCGACTAATTAATCGTTATCAATTGAATGTAAGAATATTCAAACTTATTTATACTCGGTCCATTTTAATTACCAAAATATAATCGATATAAATGTTTGTAATAAATTATCAGCTAACCTCATGTGCTTATATACTCAATAATACAAAAATAGGAAACCTCTAATTGAGATTTCCTGCATTCATTTAAATCTTAAAAACTTCAAAATTTCTATTCTTCAGACCCTAGAACCTTTTTGATTTCATCAAATTTATAACCTTTGGTCATCAAATAATTAATCAACTTGGCTGGTTTATCATAGCGATGTTGTACCTTGCTGACTAACTTTCGTAATTTTTCCAACTCTTCGTCTTCATCTGGCTCTAACTCTAAGTTTTTGATAGTTTCTTCGATAACTTCATTATCAAAACCTTTTTGATACAAGCTGGAACGGAGTTTTGTTACCATTTGCTTGAATGATGCTCGATGCTGTTTTCTTACTTGTTTTTTGGCAAATTCGGTTGCATTCTCCAACAATGTATCGTAATCAATTTCAACTACTGAATCTTGGATAATATTATTTGGGACGCCTTTTTGAGCCATTTTCTGTTCAATAACTTTTGGTCCATTCGATGTCGTTCGCAATTGGTTGCTGATAAAACTCTTTGCATATGCTGCATCGTCTAAATAATGCAGTTTTTCTAAACGACTGATAACTTCGTCGACTGCATCTCGATGATATTCTTTCTTATATAGGTAGTCTTTAATTTCTTTTTTGGTCCGCAATTGATAACTCAAATAATTCAAAGCATCCCCATATGCTTTGTTAATATTCTCGGAATCTTGGATTTCTTTGATTTGCTCGTCAGTTACTTCGACGCCATTCATCAATCTAAAATCAATTAAAGTTTGCTCTGCTACTGGGAACGCATACTTGCCATCAAGGAAAACATTGTAGCGTCCTTTACGTTTCTGTGCTTGGATTTTCGTGACTTTTGCCAATATATTATTACCTCACCATGTTATACTCTAATATGAGTTTATCGCAAAAACATTCAAAGGAAAAATTTATGCCTACAAATAATATTACGCAAGAATTAAAAATCGGCGATCGGTTTCCACTAACTATTAAGCGAATTGGAATCAACGGTGAAGGAATTGGTTTCTTCAAACACGTGATCGTCTTCGTACCAAAAGCTGTCCCTGAAGATATTATCGTCTGTGAATTGACAGATATTCACGAACGATTCTTAAATGGTCGTATTCATAAGATCAGAAAACCTAGTCGTTTCAGAAATCCCGACACACCAGAATTAGCTGACGAAGTCGGTGGACTAGAATTTGCCCATATCAACTACAAAGATCAATTGCATTTCAAATCAAATATCCTTCGTGAATCATTGGATAAATATAAGCCATACGCTCACGACAAATACATGATTAAACCAACAGTTGGCTCCGTTCAACAAGAAAAGTATCGTAACAAAGCTCAATTCCCTATTCAAGAAATTGACGGCGAAATTCGTTGTGGACTTTACCGAACTGGAACTCAAGATTTAGTTGACCTAACGGAAATGCCTACACAAATGGACTTAACAATGAGTGCCATGCGCAAAATCGTTCAAATGGTGAAAGATTTGGAAATTCCTGTCTTCAATCCTGAGAAAAAATCCGGTATTTTGAGCATGATTGTCATCCGTGAATCAGTTGAATTTAACCAACTCCAAGTTACTTTCATCACACGTTCACCTAAGTTCATCAAAGAACACCAACTAATCGAAAGAATCCAAAAAGAAATTCCCGAAGTTAGTTCAATTTCTCAAAACATCAATAAAGAAGACAAAGGTGCTGTCTGGGGAGATGAAACTAAATTACTCTGGGGTGACGAATATCTTCAAGAAGATATCAACGGCTACCTATTCAACTTTTCACCACGTGCTTTCCTACAACTAAATTCACTTCAAACTGATAAGCTGTACGACTTAGTTTCCCAAGCACTCGAACCCAACCAACGTGACGTCTTATTAGATGCCTACTGTGGTGTCGGTACGATTGGTATCACAATGGCTAACAAAGTTAAACAAATTTATGGTATCGAAATCATCCCTGAAGCTATCGAGGATGCTAAAGCCAATGCCAAATTAAACGAAGTCGACAACGCCGAATATTACGTTGGTTCAGCTGATGAAATTTATCCTAAATTGTTGGAAGATGGCAAAACAGTTAACGCCGTTGTAGTTGATCCTCCACGTACTGGTTTGGATAATAAATTGACTGCTGCTTTGAACCGTAATCCTGTTAACAAATTGGTTTACGTCTCATGCAATCCATCAACTTTGGCAAAAGACTTGGTAACTTTGACTAAAGAATACCGTGTTATTTACCTACAACCAGTTGATATGTTCCCACAAACACCACATGTTGAAACGATTGTTAAATTAGTTAGAAGATAGGTTTTGTTCTTCTAATATTAGATTACGTAAAAAACGGACCATCAAAGATAAAAATCTTTGATGGTCCGTTTTTATTAATCAACAATAATCAAACCCACTAATTCATAGCATAAACTTTAGCTTCATACGGCCTCAAATTATTCTTTTGATCATCAGAATAGTTACTAAGCAATAATTTCTCAGAACCATTTAAATACTTATCCAATGGCCTTTCCAAATTATCCTCAGTGAAATTACATACAACTAACCAAGTTTGATTCTCCCATTTTCTCGTATAAGCAAATGTTTTATCATCCTCAGCCATCACTAACTCAAAATCACCTAAAGTAACTATTGGATTGTCATGTCTTAAACTAATTAATTTCTTGTAAAAATACCAAACAGAATTACGATCTTCCAACGATTCTTCGACATTGATATATTTATAGTTCTTATTTGATGCTATCCAAGGGGTAACATCACTAAAGCCAGCATTGACATTATCATTCCATTGCATAGGTGTCCGGGAATTGTCTCGAGAATTTTTTTCAATTCTAGCCATCATATCTTGCTTACTCAACAGATGATTTTTTTCAACTAAATCCTTATAAGCATTCAACGTTTCAATATCACGATAATCACTCAGATCTTTAAAATGTGCATCAGTCATCCCAATTTCCTCACCTTGATAAATATAAGGCGTTCCTTGAAGTAAGTGCATTCACATTGCTAACATTTTGGCTGATAACTCTCTGTATTCCTCGTTGTCATTACCAAATCTCGACACAACACGTGGAGTATCATGATTATTCCAAAACAAACTATTCCAAGCTTTACCGTTCAAATTAACTTGCCAATTATTAATAACCTGTTTCAATTCTGAAAGTGGTGCTCTACGAGTACTCCATTTTCCAAAACCATGTTTACTATTGTCCAACCGCAAATGTTGAAATTCAAAAACCATATTCAACTCATCACGGTCAAATCCAGCATATTTCAAACCATCATCAGGTGTAATGCCATGGGTCTCACCAACAGTCATAATATCAAATTTAGAAAGTACCTCTTGATTCATCTCTTTAATGAATTCATGGACTCGAGGTCCATTAGTAACACGAGCATCCCCAAATTTACTGTGTGGCTTCAGCGGACCATCAGGCAATCCGGGTAATTTTGAAATTTGATTAATAACATCCATTCGAAAACCATCGACACCTTTTCCTAGCCACCACGTCATCATAGTATAAATACTCTGACGCATTTGTGGATTTTCCCAGTTCAAATCTGGTTGTTTGGTTGAGAAAGTATGTAGATAATATTGATCAGTTTTCTCATCGTATTTCCAAGCCGTTCCACCAAAAGCAGAATCCCAATTATTAGGCGGATTTCCATCTTTTCCAGTTCTCCAGAAGTAGAAGTTACGGTATTTATTATCCTTACTTTCTCTACTTTCCTTAAACCAGCGATGTTCATCAGAAGTATGATTGACAACTAAATCCATAATAATTTTCAAACCACGTTTATGAGCTTCTGACAAAAGTTTATCAAAGTCTGCCATAGTTCCAAAGTCTTCATTAATGTTTTGATAATCACTAATATCATAGCCATTATCATCATTAGGAGATTTATAAATAGGATTCAACCAAATAACATCGATTCCTAAATCCTTCAGATAATCCAAATGTTGAATTATTCCCGGAATATCCCCAATCCCATCATTATTAGTATCTTGAAAACTTCGTGGATAAACCTGATAGACAACTGCTTGTTGCCACCACTTAATTGATTGTTCTTCCATTCTGCTGCTGACTCCTTTATAAATTAAGCTGTAATTCCTTTAACTAATTTGACTGGTAAAACATATTCTTTTTCCAGACCACAATCTGGGTCATCAATTCTCTGTAACAACAGTGATACCAAAAGTGTGCTGATATCCACTAACGGTTGCGCAACAGTAGTTAATTCTGGATTGTAATTTCTAACCAGAGATGTGCCATCATATCCGACAATCCTTAAGTCTTTAGGAACATCGATTGATAATTGTTTGGCTACATTAATCGTTAACAAAGCGGTTAAATCATCACTACAAAATACGCCATCGTAATGATATTGATTCAAAATCGATTTTATTTCCATATTCTTTAACGTCGGTGACATTTCAAAAGGTAATTCATGAACATGTGGGGTTAAGCCCTGTTTCTTCAAATAGTCTTGATAGCCTTCTAAACGACCATTAGTCGGTGAACCCTCGTGATTTTTACCTGTAAAAATTGCAATATTACGAGCTCCAGATTGATACAACGACTCAGTTGCCATAAATCCACCATCGTAGTTATCAGAACTAACGATTGGAATCTTGTCAGACAAATAACGGTCAAATGAAACAATTGGTAAACCGGATTGGCTGTATTCTTCAATACCCAAATTGTGAGCTCCCGCAATAATCCCATCAACTTGATTTGCCATTAACATCCGTATGTAATCTCGTTCCTTTTGCGGATCATCGGCACTATTACAAAGAATCATCTTATATCCTTTAGCAAATAGCATCTTTTCAATTCTGGAAACCAGTTCTCCAAAGAATGGATTTCGAATATCTGAAAAAATAACTCCAACAAGTTGAGTATGCTTCCCTTGTAGGGATCTTGCTAAACTATTTGGTTGATAATTCAATTCTTTCATTGCTGAAAATACTTTATCTTTAGTTTTTTCACTGAGATGGGCATAATTATTTATCACTCTCGAAACTGTTGTCGAAGAAACACCAGCTAATTTAGCCACATCATCTAATTTTGGTTTCATTATTATTTTTACTCCAATAGGTAACTTATTTACGCCATTCCCAAACTGTCCCTTTCAAATCAGAAGAATTGTTTTCTATCTTAAGAACACTAGGCAAATCATTTAAGAAAAACCTGCCTGTCATAACGGAATAACCATTATCAATATAGCATTCAAAAACTGATACATCTATGACAAGTCGAATCTTCACAGACTTATGAGCTTTGACGCTGCTGATTCTTGTCCGGCCGAACTTTTCACCAAATGGATTACCAGTCTGACTACGATCAACCTTAATTTCACCTTTATTTGTATCTATTGAAAACTCTAAATAGCCATCATCTTTAGCATTAGCAACTTTAAGATTCAATGTAGTATTAGCAGGAACTGTTATCTCTGTTTCAAAACTACCATTATTTCTATCTAGGTCAATTTGTTCAGATTCACCATCCAAGTTAACTTCAGTAGTTCTCAACTCTTTAACTTCGGCGACTGGATTTTGATATAGATGACCATCCCTCATCGTCAATTCCTTAATCAAGCTCAAACAGTGTGCCCAATTTTCTGAATCCGTTGGATAGTCTATTTCGGGCAAGCCAATCCAACTCACTGCTAAAGCACGACCATCCGGAGCATTGATAGCTTCTGTAGCATAGGCATCAAAACCATCATCCAACAATTGCGGATGGCTAGCATTTTCAACTTTGGCATTCTTCAAATCAATACCATCCAAAACAGAATAGACATTTGGATAAATATTTTGATAATTTAATTCATTTTTGTCTAATCCTTGAGGACAGAAAATCAATACCGGTTTATCATCGATAAAAATTAAATTAGGACATTCAACCATGTAACCTGTTATCTTGCCGTCAAGGTTTAATTCACCGTTAAAGTTCCAATCCTCTAGGCCATCAGACTCATAAACTAATGCTGCTCCATTATTATCATTGGTTTGACCACCCACAATGGCAAAATACTTGCCATTCTTTTGAATAATATACGGATCACGAATCGAAGTTGTATATCCCTCAGGAGCATTGACAATTAAAGGTTTAGATAACTTCTCAATCTGGTTATCTCGATTCATCCAGGCACCTAATTGATATGATTCTCTTTTCCAATCTTTTGTTCGAACGTTACCTGTATACATGATAAATAACTTATCGTTAACAGGAATTGCTGTTCCTGTGTAAGCCCCATGGGAATCATATTTAGTGTCTGGCTTAATTGCCAAACCTTCATCTTCCCAATCAACCAAGTTTTTCGAAGTCAAATGTTTCCAAGACTTTAAGCCATGGACAGGTCCAAATGGGAAAACTTGATAAAATAGATTCCATTTACCGTTAAAGTAAGAAAAGCCGTTGGGATCATTCAACAAACCTGAATCAGGTTGAATGTGATGTTTCATTCTCCATTTTGATTGTTGAACTTGTTTCTTCAAGTCAGCTACCTTTGAATCTGACCATTCATTATAAGGTGTATATCTCGTTTGTCGATTCCAAATCATTTTTGACTCCTTCTTACTCTTCATTCGTTGTTACAAGTATAAAACCGCTTACACATAATTGTCAAACGTTTATCAATTTATATGACATTTTATCATTTTAAATTTTCAAATACATGTCTTTTCTTATATTTAGGTATGCCTTAGCAAAATTATATTCTTTGGTAAGCGCTTGACAAATGATTAATAGTTGCTATGATAGTTTTTGTGTAAAGCGTTTACAAAATATTTTTTTGAGGAGTGATCCATATGAATCATAAGGAAGTCGCAAGTCGTGTTCTTGCAGCCGTCGGTCCAAACAACATTCAAGCCGCAGCACATTGTGCCACACGTTTAAGATTGGTCATTAAAGACGAATCTAAAATAGATCAAGCCGCTTTGGATAATGATCCTGATGTAAAAGGAACATTTGAAACTAACGGTCAATATCAAATAATCATCGGACCCGGAGATGTTGATAACGTCTACGATGCATTAATTGCCCAAACTGGTCTTAAAGAGGCCACTCCAGACGATATTAAAGCTGTTGCCAGTGCTGGTAAACGCAAGAATCCTTTAATGGATTTTCTAAAAGTTCTTTCTGATATTTTTATTCCAATTATTCCAGCCCTAGTTGCTGGTGGTTTACTAATGGCACTAAACAATGTTCTTACAGCTGAACATCTATTCATGGCCAAATCCGTCGTTGAAGTTTATCCCGGATTAAAGGGCGCTGCAGAAATGATTAACGCCATGGCTAGTGCTCCATTTACATTTTTACCTATTCTATTAGGTTTCTCCGCCACAAAACGTTTTGGTGGAAATCCTTATCTAGGTGCGGC contains:
- the ntdP gene encoding nucleoside tri-diphosphate phosphatase produces the protein MQIPREGDYVAIQSYKHDGHLHRTWRETMVLKTSENEIIGCNENTLVTEADGRRWVTREPALVYFHKKYWFNIITMIRESGVSYYCNLATPYALDKEAIKYIDYDLDVKVFPDGEKRLLDVDEYAAHSKMWNYPPEIDKILHYNVDVLIDWIDKGKGPFSQAYVDLWMQRYKELSHH
- the recX gene encoding recombination regulator RecX; amino-acid sequence: MAKVTKIQAQKRKGRYNVFLDGKYAFPVAEQTLIDFRLMNGVEVTDEQIKEIQDSENINKAYGDALNYLSYQLRTKKEIKDYLYKKEYHRDAVDEVISRLEKLHYLDDAAYAKSFISNQLRTTSNGPKVIEQKMAQKGVPNNIIQDSVVEIDYDTLLENATEFAKKQVRKQHRASFKQMVTKLRSSLYQKGFDNEVIEETIKNLELEPDEDEELEKLRKLVSKVQHRYDKPAKLINYLMTKGYKFDEIKKVLGSEE
- the rlmD gene encoding 23S rRNA (uracil(1939)-C(5))-methyltransferase RlmD, with product MSLSQKHSKEKFMPTNNITQELKIGDRFPLTIKRIGINGEGIGFFKHVIVFVPKAVPEDIIVCELTDIHERFLNGRIHKIRKPSRFRNPDTPELADEVGGLEFAHINYKDQLHFKSNILRESLDKYKPYAHDKYMIKPTVGSVQQEKYRNKAQFPIQEIDGEIRCGLYRTGTQDLVDLTEMPTQMDLTMSAMRKIVQMVKDLEIPVFNPEKKSGILSMIVIRESVEFNQLQVTFITRSPKFIKEHQLIERIQKEIPEVSSISQNINKEDKGAVWGDETKLLWGDEYLQEDINGYLFNFSPRAFLQLNSLQTDKLYDLVSQALEPNQRDVLLDAYCGVGTIGITMANKVKQIYGIEIIPEAIEDAKANAKLNEVDNAEYYVGSADEIYPKLLEDGKTVNAVVVDPPRTGLDNKLTAALNRNPVNKLVYVSCNPSTLAKDLVTLTKEYRVIYLQPVDMFPQTPHVETIVKLVRR
- a CDS encoding LacI family DNA-binding transcriptional regulator gives rise to the protein MKPKLDDVAKLAGVSSTTVSRVINNYAHLSEKTKDKVFSAMKELNYQPNSLARSLQGKHTQLVGVIFSDIRNPFFGELVSRIEKMLFAKGYKMILCNSADDPQKERDYIRMLMANQVDGIIAGAHNLGIEEYSQSGLPIVSFDRYLSDKIPIVSSDNYDGGFMATESLYQSGARNIAIFTGKNHEGSPTNGRLEGYQDYLKKQGLTPHVHELPFEMSPTLKNMEIKSILNQYHYDGVFCSDDLTALLTINVAKQLSIDVPKDLRIVGYDGTSLVRNYNPELTTVAQPLVDISTLLVSLLLQRIDDPDCGLEKEYVLPVKLVKGITA
- a CDS encoding sucrose-6-phosphate hydrolase — translated: MIWNRQTRYTPYNEWSDSKVADLKKQVQQSKWRMKHHIQPDSGLLNDPNGFSYFNGKWNLFYQVFPFGPVHGLKSWKHLTSKNLVDWEDEGLAIKPDTKYDSHGAYTGTAIPVNDKLFIMYTGNVRTKDWKRESYQLGAWMNRDNQIEKLSKPLIVNAPEGYTTSIRDPYIIQKNGKYFAIVGGQTNDNNGAALVYESDGLEDWNFNGELNLDGKITGYMVECPNLIFIDDKPVLIFCPQGLDKNELNYQNIYPNVYSVLDGIDLKNAKVENASHPQLLDDGFDAYATEAINAPDGRALAVSWIGLPEIDYPTDSENWAHCLSLIKELTMRDGHLYQNPVAEVKELRTTEVNLDGESEQIDLDRNNGSFETEITVPANTTLNLKVANAKDDGYLEFSIDTNKGEIKVDRSQTGNPFGEKFGRTRISSVKAHKSVKIRLVIDVSVFECYIDNGYSVMTGRFFLNDLPSVLKIENNSSDLKGTVWEWRK